One Grus americana isolate bGruAme1 chromosome Z, bGruAme1.mat, whole genome shotgun sequence DNA window includes the following coding sequences:
- the SREK1IP1 gene encoding protein SREK1IP1, whose amino-acid sequence MALPGGNKDNIRAGCKKCGYPGHLTFECRNFLRVDPQRDIVLDVSSTSSEDSEEEELQRLQAMREKKNFNEEEEKKKEKRRSREKTKLKRPRKRSSSSSAAEEDVPKSKKQKSHKKEREKEKRNKSKKGKHHKKEKKKRQKEKSSSSDSSDSSSSD is encoded by the exons ATGGCTCTGCCGG gtgGAAATAAGGATAACATCAGAGCAGGATGCAAGAAGTGTGGCTACC CTGGTCATCTGACATTTGAATGTCGAAACTTCCTCCGAGTAGATCCTCAAAGAGATATTGTTTTGGATGTTAGCAGCACTAGCAGTGAAGACAGTGAGGAAGAAGAACTACAGAGATTGCAAGCCATGCGtgaaaaaaaga ATTTcaatgaggaggaagaaaaaaagaaagaaaaaagaagaagcagggaaaaaacaaaattaaagagaCCAAGGAAAAG atcTTCCTCATCAAGTGCAGCTGAAGAGGATGTGCCAAagtcaaaaaaacaaaaatcacacaaaaaagaaagggaaaaggaaaaaaggaataaatctaagaaaggaaaacatcataaaaaggagaaaaagaagaggcaaaaggaaaaaagttcatCTTCTGATAGTTCAGACAGTTCTAGTAGCGACTGA